One Zingiber officinale cultivar Zhangliang chromosome 10B, Zo_v1.1, whole genome shotgun sequence genomic window, ataataataatttcagtTAATCTCATTGACTATCTTAGAGTGATCAGTCTGATGCTATAAAAATTTTCCAttgatcatcaggataaatcgagaagcgcaAGTGACGACCAACCCAGAAATCCAAAATCTTAGTTGCATCTCTcatttagaagaaaaattcttataaatatatcataGTTGGGGTTCTACTAAGTGATAATCTGATGTTCTACTGCGGCACCATAGCTCcggagacaaaaaaaaaatatccaaattaaatttttatagtgATCGGTTCCACTGTCAAAACGACCTCATATCAAAAAATCCTTAAATCGGTCCCGCCATCGAAACGGTcccatatcaaaaaaaaaaaaaaaaaaaaaaaccctaatgGATTTTTTGAAGACAACACATGTCTCCATGCTTATAACTTGGGATAAATAATTTCGACAAAACTAAAATAGGATAATTTTTTATAGTGACTGAATCTACTCATGACGGTTCCATACCTCAGAAATCCTGAAGAGATATTTTAAGGAAGCACAATTTCACTTTAGTATTAAGAGGACACGAACACAATATCTGAGATaatattatataaatattataattttatttattacttaAGAGGACTCGATTCCGACACATCAATGCCCTATTGAAAGTTATGGAAACAGAATCTCTTAGCAATCAATCATCAAATGCAACAGTTTGACAATCTCGCTGTAATGGTCAACTAAATATAATTGGTCCTTTCGAAATGCACATGGAAATCAATCACTCGATATGACGACATGGGATTCTAGCATGAAGTATACCGTGATGTTGCAGAATTCTACCGTCCTCAACTGTTCCAGCTGGTGGCTAGAAATCATATTGAACTGTCAATCAAAATTAATATGAAATAAATTTGATAAGGTCAAACTCAACCTAAAGTGATTCAGGTCTAATTAAACTTACTTAATACACTCATCTCAAAGGTATCATCTATGCCCTTAGGTTGCCGACGTACTCCACGTTTTGGATCACGTATCACCTATATCTTTATCTTAGTCGTTGATATCTCCTCCGGCTCGATCTCAGATCCTGACATCATCCATGTCTCAGCCTAGATCGCTGACATCTGCCATGATTGGATCCCAATATCACCTATGTTTGGCCTTAGTCACCTCCAACTCAGTATTCGATCTTGGCACATGCATCATCCAGGACTCGACCTAGATCGTTGACATCCTTTGTGTCTCGGATTTTAATATCATTTATGTCTCGATCTCAGTCGCAAATATTCCCTCCTGGCTCAGTTCCTGATCTCGATGTTCCCACATCTCAATCTTAACTCAATCGTTGACATCATCCCAATTTAGGCCTCACTGACATCATCTACTCTTAAGATCACTCAACATCAACATCATTTCTTCATCCGTCCTTAGATCAGACCTCCTCTATGCGGGGCCTAGAAAAGACAGCTTTTCCCAAAATAAAAGGTGGACAATGATTGCAAATATTTTATGACACATCATAGGATGAATGGTTCGAAGATGCAATTATGAAATTGTCAAATCTGATTTCCTAGATGTGCTCCTTTAAATACATGACATTTAATGAATGGAGAGCCAGAGAGACAACTAATGACAATCTGATTTATCCCCTCACCGACACATACAAGGATGATGGAGGGGCATACTATCTTTGTAGCATGAAAATGCTCTTATGACAACTATATAAGCACTCATGAATTTCTTCCCCATTCTTGGACTCTACCAAGTTATATACTTCTTCTCCGTCTTCTTCCTTCATCATACTATCTCACGCAaactctaacttaaatcctaAACTTGGAGTGGTCTGTCAGGATCCATCCCTAGCATCATTCTAACCCTCTTTTAGAGTGTAGCTTGAGTTCCTTCATCCTTTTTACCTATGATCTCTGAAGAACTCACATGTCAGCTTGTTCATTGATTAATGACTTGATCATCCATGGTATTTGACTGaaattagggatgtaaatgaattaAAAGTTTTTGAATAAATTTAGTGTTCGACTTAATAAGAAATTGTTAATGTTTATTCAATAtatacaagatcaattaaatgaacaaccttgaataactcttttaactAAACGAATAAATTTGAATAGATATATCGTGAACCATATTCGTGAATAAAACTTTTATCAACTcgctaaataaataaagaaatgttCAAAATgagcaaaaatatttttattatcaaactcaataactaattcaataagtttaaaatgtaaaaatttgaagcaatcaaacaaacttgaattgagagctcaattaacatctaaacaaactaagctaatttgaacaatcattttaatGACTTTGTTTATTTTAGGTTTAGCTCAGGTTGAATTAATAATCTTAAATTTGGCTCGGCTTTTACGCCCTAATCGGAACAAACCGCTTGAAAATCAAGCGTCTTGCAAGATTACCAATTTTATGTGTTATGCACCATTAGCTAGCTATTAATCattaaattctttatttatttgaACGCATGCGGCAGGAAGTAGTATATAATTCTTAAAGCACATGTATAAATCACAATTCCTCCATGCATATAAAGCGTGATGCGACTGGATTTAGTTTTAAGCGATGAATCGATAGTGCAAGGAAAAAGCTAGCTAGAAGTGGTGCTGAGGATCTGGCCCTCCTGGCACTGCTCTCTTGCCGAACCCTCGAGGTTCGTAAACTTCGGAGCTCTGTTTATGTGGGCGTGAGCGTGACTGTGACTGTAGAATTAGCTTTTGCTCTGACTTCCAAACTCGTGGGCTACTTCCTGCAGCTCCTGCAGCAGCACCTGTGATCGCCACTGCCATGAATGCTGCTGCAGCAAATACGAGTATGAGCAAGGAGGACACCACCACCGCTCTCATCATAATTCAGTAAGGCCTGGCAACTAGGTAGGTTTGTATTTATAGAGTAGTAGAGAGATCATATATGTAGCTAGCTAGTCGCGCATCGTTTGTATTCTGAGAGAATCCCTTCATTCAACTAATTTATATTTAATGTGTCAGAGTTAACATATAATAATTGGTCGAATGGGGTCGATGCACTCGATCTCCTGATAGTGATAGATTCTGTCGATTTAGGGCAACCTCGATCGTTTATGAACTAATTTAAGGTGCATTCGGATCTACAGTGCTCAGGTGGATGcgcattcaatttttttttcacagACAGGATTATATTACGAGGAAGCGGCCAAATTAAAAAGTAGAGAGATTGGTTTCTTAGGTATCGTGTGTATACTTTTTTGTCTCTAGGTGTATTTAATCATTAAATTGACCAATTTTACTGGTTTAGTTTGCCTGAAGTGGAAAACGTAGTTGTGTTCATTTTAAGATTAAGATTAGTTTATCAAAGTGCTTTGTAATGGAAGTTGGAGGTATGTGTGGAATGAGGGCCTGAGCTAGTTAGTTATCGAATATTGTTTAATTAAAAGGAGGGATCTTCTAAATCTTATACACGTCGAATTACACGAATAAGCTGCTTCAGTTTCGTTTTAGCTATGTTTTTTCGTTGCCGGAGTCCACGGAAAGTTTGGAAAATTGTGAATTAAGTGGCCACACAATTCTGAAAATATCATCCATGATGGAAACCGGTACTGTTCCAATAGTCTTTTTCACCTTTAGTGCCCTCCTGATTAAGTTGCCAGGCATGTGTCGTATCCAGTGTCCATCCCCGGCAGGCAAGCATCTGTTTCAACAGTGAACAGAGCAAAAAGTGAGTGAACCACCTTTTAGACGCATCATTCTCCTTGTCAAAGTGACTGATTGATCCACCtccaataataattattattattattaatttagatGTTTAAATTTGGTCGAGTTAAGTTTGAAGTTAGAGGCGTCAATCGGACTCAGCCACTTTCCCATATAAAATTGATCGTGTCAGGTGCAACCTAGCTGCGATGGGCTGGGCTGGGCTGGGCTGGGCTGGCCTGGCCTGTCAGTCAAGCAGAACTCGGGACGGTGCCGACCCAATTGTCTCGATTAATCGTGTGAACATCCAACATGCCGGTTTTTAATTTGCCCTTTACTTttgttcaattttcaattaatgtcttaataaataaaaaaaactaagggaTTAAGTCAACATTCTTGACGATTCTGCGTTTATGTTGAATGATAAATTTCTGAAGAGATCCCAATTCCCACTAGATTTACAGACGGCGATTCGATTATATATCCTCTTTCCGCCCTGAATCTATCTATCTCCGACCGCCGCCATGTCCGATTCGATGCCGCCGCCAATCCAGTGGAGGAGGCCGCCCGACCAGGACCGCAACAACTCCTACAACATGAGCACCGGCATCCTCGCCACCGGCTTCATCTCTCTGGCGCTCGTCCTGGCCGTCCTCGTCTTCCTCCACATCTACGTGCGCCACGTCCTCCGCCGCCAGATTCCCCGTGGCGGCGGCAGCCGCCGCCGCCTCACCGCCATCGACCTGTTCCGCTTCCACGCAGTCATCGCCGGCATCGACCAGCACCCGGACGCCGCGGGGCTCGATCCCGCTGCCATCGCCGCACTCCCGTCCTTCCCCTACCGGAAGACGCCCCCcggggaggaggtggaggaggaggCCGCGGGCGGCGGAGCAGAGTGCGCGGTGTGCCTCAGCGCGGTGGAGGAAGGGGAGATGGTGCGGCGGCTTCCGGCGTGCAAGCACGTGTTCCACGTGGGCTGCGTCGACATGTGGCTGGCATCGCACGTTACCTGCCCGGTTTGCCGCGCGACGGTGGAGCCGATTACGGCCAACGCCGAGGTGGTGGAAGTCGGAGAACCTTCGCTGTCGGCGGCAGCGGCGGGGCCGTCGGGAGCGAAGGAGGGCGGGTCGGCGTCGTCGCGGTTTGCTTTGAGCGCGTCGCTGAAGAGGATGGTGAGCCGGAGCCGGTCGTCGTCGAGCCGGCGGTCGCCGGAAGAATCAACAGAAGATTTGCCGTCTAATCTGGACAGATTGTGATTCAACCGTAGCACTGCTCAATAAAATTTCGTCAAATAATTATTTTGTATATTATGATTAAATTTTCCCCTCATTTGCTGCTGCTCAATTGCTGTGCACGACACGTTAGGTAAATAATTAATGGGTGGTTTTTTATGCGGATATAATTCATAaaattattttggatttaataattcttaatttcatatttagttttaaTGGGACAATGACAAAATGAATGGATTGGAGAATCCAAAACGACAACTCGATCGTCATCATCAAATATTGTCAAATCTAACTTTATTTTAGTAGCTTTAGGTTGCTATCCAATGTCAACGAGTTAcagctttttttttaaaaaaaaaatagagtgtgttatatattttcttagaaaaaataatcgtataaaatatttttttaaaaaaagtaagcTCCTTGATTTTTTACAAATATAACGGAGATTAAGGCTGTAAGTGACAGTAGTAAATTGTTTGCTGTTTATTAATCTCCATGGCTGACATGTTAATTAGGAATTCGTTCGTATTAGTAGCGCAGGGATAGATTAATGGGCCCACGAATAGAATTTCGGCCCGTATTCAAGGCCTAGTCATTCGTTAGGTTAAAGGCCCGGAGTTTGGGCTCGCAGGTGTTCGATATGGGATGTGCCAATTAAGAAGATTGTCCGGCTCACGTCGAACCGTGTCTAACATAATGTTGACTTAAGTCTAACATGAGCTGAAGCAAAATTGAACCATGCCATGAACCTGAGGTTTGCCACGGCGGACGCCGGGTCAAGCCCGGTGCCACGTTGGCATTTAACCGCCGTCCATCGGCAAATAAACGGATGTCGCCCAATCTACTAATTCCAGCGACGGAAGCCAATTTAATTGCATCGGCCGAATCAAGAAGGCCATGCATCAAGATTAAATAAAAGCAGACAAAAGAGATATTAATCggaggaaaaattaaataaataaataaaagcaaaagGAAGATATATAATGAATAAAGGAAAGGCAAGGAAATGAAAGGAAAGGAGACAAATTGGGGCGGTACATGTGATCGACAAAGCGAGGAGGAGTGTGGGCACAGCACGCGAACAAACACTGCACATGCACACCCCCATCATTTTAATCTCCCTTCCCAACTTGCGAAttctattcttttttattttattattttattttattgtattttaTTGCATTGAAAGCGAGTATTATTTGAAACAGCTCATCCCCACCCTACTCCGCATCGATCAATCTGTTCATCGCGTCAATCgtaaatttgattaaaattcttaggaaaattaattaattaattatcaataATAATATGAAAATGAAAGGGAGATATATGTGGATATATATGATGAGGCAATGCAACAAATTGGGTCACATCAGCGGCACGTGGTGGCAGATTCCTGCCTGCGTCGCGCTTAAATTTTAACTGTCGCTCACCGGCCACCGTCGATCCCCTCTCCTCAGACTCCCTCCACTTCCTCACAGCTGTTGCTAGCTGTCTCCCTCATCAATTCTTCCTCCCTTGGCATTGCTTCAAATACAAAAACCTAATCGACGAGTTAAGTGTCTGTTGTCAATtatcctccgccgccgccgccgccgccgccgccgtttcTGAAACAGCATGTACGTGCGGAGATCCGCCGCGCAGCTCCCGCCGAAATCGCCAACCGCGGCCGCCGCGCCCAGTCACTTGCCTCGCCACGACCCTTCTTCGGCCGCAATGCTGGCGGCTGCGCAGCAGCCTCCCGCCTGGGTCGTCGACGAGTTCCTCGACTTCTCCGCGGCGCGGCGCGGCCACCGCCGCCGCTCCGCCAGCGACGACTCCGTCGCCTTCCTCGTCGACGAGGCTGGAGGATTCGACGACCGCCTCGTCGACGAGGACCAGCTGATGTCCATGTTCTCCGACGAGCTGGTCCCGGCGCCGCAAACGTCTTCCAGCACTGCGCCGTCGGACCACAACAGCGTCAACGAGGAGAAGCCGGCCGCGCCGGCGGCGGGGACCGAGGAGGCGCAGAGCCTATGCAAAACGGAGAGCGAGACCGCCGGATCTGAGCATCCGGCCGTGGACCCCAAGAGAGTAAAGAGGTACCAGAATTCCGATTGATCTTAATTAATTcgcaatcgatcgatcgatcgacgaAATTCATGAGTTCACGTACGATGGGTCGATGGATCAGGATTTTAGCAAACAGGCAGTCGGCGCAGAGGTCGCGAGTGCGCAAGCTTCAGTACATTTCCGAGCTGGAGCGCAGCGTGACTTCGTTACAAGCACGTATAATTTGCAAATCTGTACAATTCATTAAGATTCGACGGCGAATCTAATTGTAAAATCTCGCAGAATGAAGTTTCGGCGCTGTCTCCTCGGGTGGCGTTCCTCGATCACCAGCGCTCCATTCTGACAATGGGCAACAGCCATCTCAAGCAGCGGATTGCGGCGCTGGCGCAGGACAGAATTTTCAAGGACGGTCTGTGCTCCTTGACATTTAATTATCAAATCCATAACTCCTAATCGTATTAAATTAAGCTTAATGTAGGTGTTcttttatatttatatgtataTGCTGGCTGCAGCGCACCAGGAAGCATTGAAGAAGGAGATTGAGCGACTAAGGCAAGTGTACGAGGAGCAAAATCTGGATAAAAATCATAAAAGAACGGCAGCTTCCGAACCTGTCGTCGCCGTCGCTGCTCCAGAGAAAGAATTGCTCTGCTGACAGAAGAATATAATGCAGAAGTGCATGCCGAGGGAAGCGATGTATTAGTTGGTTTAGTTTCTTCTCTGTTTTGTTCCAAGTGAGTAATGTAGGCATTGATTGTTTAATTGTGCATTTGTTTGCTTAACTGTATTTATTTCCATTGTGTTGGGGGAAAATTTGTACCGTGTGCTGCTTGAGCAGAGTAGTAATTAAGAGTTTCTTTGGGGAATAATTTGTAATTTGTATGATGAGAACTTCTAACGAGAGGTGTCACTGGATTTGTGTCTAGCGACGTCGATTCATTCTAAAGCAGAGTCAAAAACAAGCACAATAATTTGctttcttgaaaactctgcttcGTCTTTCATTTTCCTACCTTTCTCCTCGAGTATGCAatgtatatgtttttttttacattctgtttTCATTACTGGTCCCGTCTGAAAAATGAAAAACAGAAAAAGATGATAGATTGGAAATATGACCCTGTAGTTAATTTGATAGAGACTCCTTAATTGAAAATAAGATTTAGATTTCGCATGCCTTATTTGTGGATGTAaatcttcttttatattattattattatagtatTTATGTATATATTTCAAAGTATATGTATATTTTCTAAGGCGTTTTAGGAAAACATACGTAAAAATATTCCTAATATTTTTCCTTAAGTGAACATATAAATCACTGATGTGAtagattgaaaatttttaaaatatgatttactTACTAGATATGCTATGTTATCAATAGTACAAACTTCAAAAAGGTACGATTAAATATATAGGAGATCCCACTGTAGACCTATCAAACACTGTTCTGCAAGGACGTCTCAGCTCGATCGTACTAAATAGAGTTGTTTTCCTTCACTCAACTATCTGATTGTTGGAGCCTTTTGTTCGATCAAACACATCGTTTATTCGGCAGGGACGGTGAATTGAGAGATTTATAGTCGTTCGGACTTAACCCCAGTTGCACGTTTTTAAAGGATGATTGTTCGAATGATCACCTTCGATCAACCTCAACTTCACTCAATCGATGGACGTAGACTTTTGATTATCTTAATTTTAACCTCCTAGATAACTACTCTTTCCTACTTTAACTCATTTTTAGTGGACCCTCTTTATCACCATCACCGTATTAATTATAATCATGAAATAATTTGCTTTATCTAACTCTTGCCATTTTTTTTACAAGTCATGCTCAACTAATTTCTtattagtttatttatttatttattaaagtcACATCAACcacattttttaattaaattaccaCTAGTTTCCAAGTCCATCAAAAATAAAAAGTTCGACTTTAATTGCTAATCAACTGACCcataaaagactttttaaagttACCTCcaattttacataaattttaaattttaaactaataAACTTATGCCGATACAAACATAGTAaggatgattaaaaaaatatctttaaattaataaataaatcagTTGATCCCGTTTGAAATTTGAATCGGACGAAGATCGACTAAGATAGTATCAGTATTGATAGATAGATGACTTGAACATACTCAACGTATGTGCACTGAAAAAATGAACTCTCATATGGAACTCAAGGACAGTGGTGATAAGACCGATAATACTTAAGTtatgcgcacactcagacaagcacatggaacattagagaccagaaactagggaaaaaATTTCCGGCACAgaccctccgatactcaagtcggatatttttttcccagaagaacagtgtaaaaaggaaaaaagaactatAGAAGATGAGCGCGAATGTGCACGTACCTAgctaagggagaggacctccctttttatatgacaatgggTACTTCTGGAGCCTGACCGCTGTCAGAGAATGTTGGGTGTTGGAACCTGTCGGGTGATGAAGGACACATGGTGTCCTCTCATTGGTTGAAAGAAGGTTCCATTTACATATGATAACAGACTATTGGAACATTCCTTGATATATGACAATTATTCCCTGACAGGAGGTACGATTCCCTAACATCATTGTCGCCTAGTACCTTTTGTTTTGTCCGAGTTTGGCTACGGGCTGCTCGGGATGACCGTTCAGGTGTAACACCTGACTCGAGTCTAGACGAGGGAGACGAGTTGTGGCGAGAGTCCCACCTTTCATGCTTGGATCACCGAAAGGTCGACCAGGAGTTGTCTTACTGAAAGTACCATGCATGGCTATGCGGCCAGGGTTGAGGAAACCAAACCAGTCAGGGAAGGTCAGACATTACTCCAAACTATATATTGTGTCTCAGATCTGAGACGATCCTGATCTGTCGATACCTGACCGGGAATTATGCGGCTTAACTACTTCTTTCCCCTTCTATCTGCTGACTGCTacatcctcttgacttctgactgctcttgactgtcacacccccttgacttctaactgtcACGTTTTCATGACTTCTGACCATCACATCCTTTTAAATTTTAACTATCTAATCTCATCGGACCTCATTTTTATGCATCGTATTATTAGTTAACGGCATGATGTCGAGATGTTCCATAAATAGACTAACAAgctttaaattttgtaaaaaaaaattaaatggattTTTAATTAGTAAAACAATTTATAAATCAATTTATGTGCAATAATATCGCGTGAACTTAAAAGTATGACCCTTTAAACTTAACCATCTCATATTGAAAGAAATTAAACAcctaattcatattaaaaaattatatttcaagTCAATTTTGTGTTTAATATTCATGTAGAACACAAATTAAAGACACTGTTTAGCCATTAATTAATCAGCCCCTTCcttaacttaattcaaaattcaatcatCACGTGGGCGGTCATCCTCATCGATGATACCAAAGCAATAAACACCGATGCCGTCGCTTGCCTCACATTCTTTACTTCCCGTATAATGAAGGAATTGCGAGACTAATTCGtatgatttattaatttaaaaaacgTAGTCATTGTTCAAAATTCGTAATGCCCTTCGTTTCAgaaatgattaaattaaatttacgtTACCATGAGCCGAGAGGCAAATTAAACTTGTTAAACgtctatttaattttaataaaatgtccaaaatcttaataaaaaagaTCACATCGAAAACAATGTCGAATGAACGAACTGTTCATTGATGAGTGATTTATTCTGatggcaaaagatgaatacgtttgtCCTCAACGTATTCATCAATTCTTCCCAGGATCAACATGGAGGAGGATTGATGGACGATCTATTCTCTCCGATTGGGCCGTTGTCTGACAACAAAATTGTTTACGTTGCATTTAAACatttactgttggtgcaattcaATGAAACCAACAGCTAGCTGGTTCGGTGAAGCTTCACTGCGACACATGAGTTTCGATATGATCGGTTGGTTTTGGTGGAAGTGGAATTGTTGGAGTTGTTCGCGATTACACGTGAAGAATCGTTGGGGCAGCAACTCTATTAATTATAAGAACCAACATCTGTAATTCTGTATTATATATACTTGCTGATGCCTTTTTTATAAGCTTCGGCATTGAAATCTCGATCGGCAATTAATAAGCAACCAAACACACATTAATTAGAGTTTTAATAAAACACCACGCGACCATGCACATGATCACCGACCACTAGTCAGCTCGATCAATCTTGTATAATTTTAATGTTGTGATTTAAATTTTAGCAGTTTTGGTCAATGCATATCTAAAGTTGATAATAATTTGAGTATCTGTTATtcatatttgtagattggtgtTTTAAATATAATCAAATAGAGA contains:
- the LOC122029851 gene encoding RING-H2 finger protein ATL40-like — encoded protein: MSDSMPPPIQWRRPPDQDRNNSYNMSTGILATGFISLALVLAVLVFLHIYVRHVLRRQIPRGGGSRRRLTAIDLFRFHAVIAGIDQHPDAAGLDPAAIAALPSFPYRKTPPGEEVEEEAAGGGAECAVCLSAVEEGEMVRRLPACKHVFHVGCVDMWLASHVTCPVCRATVEPITANAEVVEVGEPSLSAAAAGPSGAKEGGSASSRFALSASLKRMVSRSRSSSSRRSPEESTEDLPSNLDRL
- the LOC122029768 gene encoding basic leucine zipper 61-like, whose amino-acid sequence is MYVRRSAAQLPPKSPTAAAAPSHLPRHDPSSAAMLAAAQQPPAWVVDEFLDFSAARRGHRRRSASDDSVAFLVDEAGGFDDRLVDEDQLMSMFSDELVPAPQTSSSTAPSDHNSVNEEKPAAPAAGTEEAQSLCKTESETAGSEHPAVDPKRVKRILANRQSAQRSRVRKLQYISELERSVTSLQNEVSALSPRVAFLDHQRSILTMGNSHLKQRIAALAQDRIFKDAHQEALKKEIERLRQVYEEQNLDKNHKRTAASEPVVAVAAPEKELLC